aagttggattttttagACACGTAATATCGACAGacagtattagagttgatccgagcaaaacaTCAGCTATAGTGGATtgaaagcctccgagaaatatgtctaaagttagaagttttcttggtttaGCCAGATATTACAGAAGATTTATCAAacgattttcaatgattgctatgccgttgacgaaactacttcaaaaagatgtcaaatttgaatggtctgaaaagtgtcaacaaagttttaatcagttgaaaaCATTGTTACCTAAGGCACCTGTGTTGGTTCAGCCAGAGTCCAGTaaagaatttttaatttatagtgatgcttcattgactGGTTTATGTTGTGCTTTGATGTAAGAAGGCAAAATGGTAGCATATGCTTCTTGACAGTTaaaactgcatgaaaagaattaacCAACTCATGATTTAAACTGCAGCTATCGTATTTGCTTTAAAGAGTTAGAGATACTACTTGTACAGAGAAAAATGTCATATCTTCACGGAGCATAAAAGCCTGAAGTATTTAATGTCAaagaaatatttaaatttgagacaacgtagatggcttgaattgttgaaagattatgatttgatcattgactatcatccgggaaagactaatgttgttgttgatgcactgagtagaaaatctctgtgTGCTTTGTGAGCTTTGAATACACAGTTGACATTAATTGGTGATGGTTCAATTTTTGCTGAATTAAAGGCTAGACCGGCGTTTTtgcaacaaatttgtgaagctcagaaaagtgacgaTAATTTAATTGCTAAATGGAAACAGATTGAGTCGACATCTAATTCAAATTTTCATGTTGGTTCAAACGACAGTTTGTACTTTAAAAACAAGTTTGTGTTTTGAGACACTCTAatcttattcagaagattttacaggAAGCTCACAGCAGTAGCTTATCGATACATCTTGGTAGCAATATAAATGTATGGTGTTTTGAAACAGATATACTGGTGGCTAAATATGAAACAAGAGATTTCAGAGTTTgcatcgaaatgtttgatttgtcagcaaattaaagccgagcatcaggtaccttctagtTTATTGCAGCCTATAATGATTCTAGAATAGAAATGGAAATGAGTTTGACGAAATCTGTGCATTTCATTCTTGTGTGTACGGATTTTTCTCTTGAGAAGCTGGTAGAATTGTATGTTTCCAAGATTGTTAGACTGTACAGTGTGCCAATTTCTGTAAACTTTGATAGGGATCCACGATTTATGTCTCGATTCTAGAGCAAGTTACATGAAGCTTTGGGTACTGACTATATTTTAGCATAGCGTTTCATccacagaccgatggtcagtctaagcgagttattcaggtacttgaagatatgctctgatgttgtgttttagagtttgaaggtaactgggagaaATTTCTTTTGTTgattaaattcacatacaataaCAATTATTAGGCAAgcattaaaatggctccgtatgaagctttgtatggttgaAAATGTCAAACTCCTTATACTGGACTAAgttgagtgagaaaaagttattcgtgttgatttgattcgagaaaccgaagaaaaagtcaAAGTAATACGTGATAGTTTGAAAATAGCTTCCCGccatcagaaatcttatgcagatttgaaaagaaaagacatagagtttcaagttggtgacaaagtatttCTAAAGGTATCTCATTGAAGAAAAGTTcttcgatttggtcgtaagggaaaGCTTAGTCCGCAattcattgggtcgtatgagatcatTAAGGGGATTGGGCCAATGGCTTAATGATTGGCATTAAtgttagagttagaaaagattcataatgtatgtCATGTATCGACATTACGACGGTATCGATCAAGTCTTTCACACGTTATTTCACATGTAGATGTTGAGATTTAGCTAGATATGGCGTATAGTGACGAACCGATCAGAATCTTGCTCAggaagttaaagaattgagaaataaaagtatagctttagttaaAGTTCTCTGGCAACGACACGGAATAGAAAAGGCTACCTGGGAACCGGAAGAAACTATGAAAGTacaatacccgaacctattttctggtaagattttcggggatgaaaattcctttagggggaagagttgtaacagcctattttctgcgatatcaaaacaatggttttgggaccacaattttaatgagtaaatttttaatttattattattttaatatctttgGGATTATAgtaaggttgtattaaaatttcgttaagaaattttgaggtttatttagttaattaaacaaaaaggactaaattttaaaatgagtaaaagtggagttctattagttaaaaaggCTAAAAGATTATGGAAAGGAAATCtaatggacttaaatggtaaataaaccatttaaatAAGATAGTGGATATTCATGGTAAGGCATTcatgaaattattaaagtttttaaatgttaaataggtaattgtgtaattaaaagctaaattaaataaaaccaaataggATTCATCTTCTTCAATCTTCTTTCCTCCGAaatttgaagaaagaaaacaccATTTCTAGGGTTCTTAGGTTCGACTACTTCAAGTgtgtgcatgtaagtgatttcaaTCCTGTttctaatgatttctatgtttttgagatcatttttgcttaatctagctaaaccggggggtcaatttgtaaaactgttaaaggttgagAATTATTCTATAAGTATTTTTTAATGGTTATTGATGTTTAATGCTAGATTATGAACCTTTGttaataaataaacaagttttacaaagtgatttttgatgaaatttggaaattagggactaaattttaaaggtatgaattctagggttttaatgtgaaatGATGTTAAGCATGGGTTGTTTCAAGGTCCCTTGCATGTTTGGTTAACATGGATTTTGATTGAAATGGTGAGATTTTAAGTTACTAGCCTAAGGACTAAGTTGTGAAAAacttaaaatgttaggggcaaaatagtaattttgcataaatatgaaatgtggattaaattgaatactataagtattaaatggattgaaattgtctatttagatcaagatagaccacgtactgacctagatcgaggcaaagtAAAAGCTTCGGATTAGTTCGATTTAACTTCTACGCCctaattatcgaggtaagttcgtataaatggTTATCATATTAATACTATTTTAAATTGTATgttattatgttatttataatttaaaatgatCTATGAATGAATAAATCAATACTATGGCATTTATCAAGTCCCGGtttaaccttaggaattcgtaggatataaATGACACGCCATTAGGGATTCCATGTTtcgggtgttggtcttgaatgtcctactgatagctgaggtcctgcatttgttgcagatactCCACATCTCGTGTGAGTAGCATagtgtagcttacattccgacccacatctcgtgtgagcaatgatgtacaggaaaggttacagttatgtaaaggcacacttcgtgtgagctttcccgGGTATCTGATGTAATTCTAAATCGTTCAACGGGTATGAAAAGGAAATGGAAAGGGTAAGTGTTCAAATGAAATGTATCATGAACCTATGAAAAGTATTGGTGATCTAAATGATATGAATACATGTGCAAATTTCTTGATATGGGTGAATTCGTTTGAACCATATGTACAAACacactaacttgtgtattgatgatgatgtaTAGGCTTATGCCAAGCTTGTGGTTTGGGCTATATTATGCCTATActttatgatatgtatatgaatggtaagttatgttttatttttctatgaacttactaagcattatgtgcttatgtaGTTTATTTCCAATGTTTTATAGCTTATCAGAAACTCAATCAGTTTGGAGGCTtgttggagatctatcacactatccagcataaATATCGAtagttttttaatattttggccaatggtttataatggcatgtgtagggtGTTTTTAATGAACATGTAAAATGATATATTGGTGTGTTTTGTGCTTGAATGATGTGGTTTGTTGATGAACTTATAATGCTTGCTTAAGTAAGTCATTTTGGTCACTTATAAATGCATTTATATAAGGTTCTTTTGGTAAGTTTGTAATGGCTTGGTAATGGTTTGttatggtatgttttgtatgtTACTGGAAATGGTTAAGTGAAGaatgtttaaatatttaaatgGCTTAGAATTGTATGCATGGAATTAGGCATATGGACTTGTTTAGGTAGGTTATGTCTTGATATATATTGAAGTGCcttgtatggcatattggttaattGAATTGGGACTTGGAAATGGTACGTTAATGTGTGTTTTCAATATGCTTAGGCTAATTTAAAGGGTGTGTATATCGGTGGAAAAGTCATGCATGGAATGGattggaaatggcttgattttaggtacATTTTGGGTACATACaacctgacacacgggcgtgtaactctGTCGTGTGTCATCTGAGAGTTCCTTTGTATGGAAGTTAGAGACACAGACTAGCACACGACCTAGAACACAGGTGTGTGACATGGCCGTATgaccctactcagagagttacacaggtgaaGACATGGGTTGAGACACGACCGTATGTCCCTATTTCGAaggttacatggcctgagacatgggcatgtctctcagctgtgtgaggcacatgaccgtgtgacccctgtattcaAAATTTTATGACTTTTTCTTAAACTTTGCAAATGATTTCAAATTGGTCCCGATTCGTTTCTAtgttatttttagggcctcgatggTTCGATTTAAGTAATGAATAAATGAAATAAcgaaaaaatttgaaaagatggaacacaaatattttacgtggAAAAATCCCTCCAAGGAGGATAAAAAAACCACAGGAAAAAATAATTTCACTAAAATAGAGAaaaaacgaagagtacaaaagatggagataaaactaaaccccgaaactcgaaataagaaccctcaaaatataaacacaaaattctctaaaaacTTATAAAAGCTAATACCTAAATGTGTAATTATTTTTTAGGGTGAAAAaaatctatttataggctaaatttataggtcaaataatattaaaataacctacacTAATTAGAGTTTTAGGAAACTAATATTGAAATAATCTATACTAATCAGAATTTAAGTGAGAAACTAAAAATAGAGTTTAATTGAGAGAAAAAAAACCGAAAAATACGAGACATAACTCCACACACGTGGTGAGccaataaaatttttttattaattttatgatACTAACATACTATACATACATACATGAATGTATATGTTTACCCACTTAAGAAAGAACATGATATCTGATCAACTCCTTGGTTGGCTTCTCGTCCACGTAACCTTTCTAATGCCCTAAATTGCTTGAAATATTTGGTTGCATCTGctaaaaaagaaaaagcaaaagacaTTTTTTGTTTCAAATAAGAGCCTATATATGCTATTTAATAAGACATAATTAAGGTTGAAATCCATTTCCATTTCAGGTTTATTAGCCCCACTTCTGAAAATTTCAATGTCATAAAGATCTGGTGGTTAGCACTTAGATATCATTTTAGTGCCATAGAATTTCAGAAGGTCTCAAAGATATATAACTATGTATATTGGGAAACAGATAGTGTCTTGCAAAACCTCGATAAACTGAAAGCTTAGTTCAGAATGTGTcaaatttttcaagtttttaataCAATGATTGGTACTTGTTTTACAAGGAAACCGTCTTCATGCAGCGGTGAGACAGGTTATCTTTATTCGTGGTGAAATGCTGTAGTAATTGAGCATTAGCTGGAAGCTGGATTCCTTTGGCCTACAAGCTTCTTTCCTACCGGACCTTACCATCTCAATCAAACTAGCCTACTTCCTTTTTCATATTCtttactctttttctttttcttttttttttttgtgtgtgagagagagagagagaggggaaGACAAGTCAGTAATGGGCCCATTTTGCAACACAATCAATAGCAccaatgaaattatgatttcctTTTGCATATGTTGGGTTAAAGGCACCCATTCTCTTGATTTAACCCTGTTTACCCTCACTCCCTGTTTAAATAACGTGCTTTGTAAAGTGTCATGAATCCAATCCATGATTGATATGCCATATTTATCTTTGTATAGTAAAATCCCAGTTTTATTTGTACTTTTTATAGTGTGGTATCCTCACCTTAATTCGCTGACTTTGATTGGTTGATTGGACAACGTAAGTTGCAAAGATGGTAAGTCCAGCTGGAATGCTAGATGCTTCAACAGTTCAGCCCCAAATGGCCCTCCAATGTTAACCACGTATTAGGTAATGACCACGCCTTAAGCAATTCTAATGTCCCTTACGTGTCAACCTTCTATTCAAATAAAACCCACTAATCCCTACAATTATGGTTTATTGAATTAGTTTCGATGACTGATAGAGCCCACCTGATTTGAACACTTAACCAACTCATCTCTACAACTTTGCCTTGGGACAGTTCTAGGGTCATTTTTTGTTCTAACTTGCATGTTATGGTGGTTGAGTTATGTTTTGTCACATAAACACCATATCTTGGCATCTCAGACATGTATCAGagaaaaaacatatatataattgTTGATGTCCTTGGTGGACGAGCTGCTAAAGGATTAATTGATCTGAAGCATTAGCTCAAAAACATTATATGATACTTTTGGACAGTACTTTTTCTTCTGTCAGACAATTTCAGCAACTTAATATAGTCAGCCCCAATTTCCTTTTTTATGATATAATTTCCTTCTGAAATTTCACTTAAGCCTCCCTAACCTAAGGAGGTTTGTAGGAGAAAGCAGGCAACACCTGCTTGAAGATAATTTCTATACCATACTCATCGACTTTAGCTGTATGTCTGGTTTTGCTCTTTGGTGCTTTATGTTGAAACTAAAGCATGCTTTTTTGTGGTATTCAGATACTCTTTAACTCATAGACAGGATGGGTAATTAATCACTGTAAATTGATGTGCCTGATGAAAGAGAGATAAAAAGATTTTCATGATTCATATGATGAAACTTTATAACGCAACATATTTTAATTAGCAGCAAATTAATTTGAAGTAAAATACATGATTTATTTTGAAAAAGAGAatgatttttttcatattttgaaaagattttattttatttttttaattttaagtttaaatttatattaactattttttttctaattattaTTGTAATGCATatgtaataaataattttttctttatattattaaattactaaCCAAACAAGTCAGAAGTTGGATTAAAATAATGGATTCCCAGTTATGTTGCAAATTGCAATATTAAACCATGTATTTTTTACTGTTTATTACTAATGTACACAATTAGCCTAGTAGGTATGGTGCAGTTAATCAGTATCCCAGgttaacatatatataataagctAGTCATTCCATCCATAAATACACAGACCTAACAGATATTAGGGTTTTtattccctttctttctttcccttgtctGAAGTTTACTTGTTAGCTAAATCTTGCAGTAACCAAACTATGAGTAGAGGTGGGAGCTACGGAGGCGGCCAAAGTTCCTTGGGCTACCTCTTTGGTGATGATGAGCAGCAAAGTGCACCAACTGTGACACCACCTATCCAGCCCCCATATGGGATAGATGTTACCGCAGAGATGCCCCCAGCTCCCAGTAAATCAAGTTCAAAGAACCAGAAAGAGAAAAACTTCAGCAACACCAACAATTACCAAGGGCTCAAGGACAGAATTCAGGGAACTTTATAACTGTGAGTTGTTAGTTACCAAATATATGTCGAAACCTATGGTATTAGCTCTTCATTTAGCTTTTAACCTAAGTAACTGTGTATTATGGAATTTCAGGATCGCCCATCAACAAAAGTTAAATCGGTTCCTGGTGGAGATTCATCTCTGGGTTACCTGTTTGGTGAGAAGTAATGCTTCCTCCTTTATAAGTTTAAGTATATTGCCTGATTGCCTGATTGCCTGCAGTTCTCAATAGTATGTCTGCAGTAGTACTGCTGGCTAAATAATGGATTCAGTTCCCCTATCAGTGTTGAAATTGCAGTGCTCCTTCTACTACTATATTAGCATGATGTGGTATTAAGCTTTTCATAAATTAATCTGCCAGAGAAGTGGATTTCAGTAATGAAGCATACAGGTAAAACAATGTATGGTTTTAATTTTACCAGATTTGTATAATAAGCAGAAGTTCAAGTTCCTGTCAATgtgtataatatacatataaaccTTGAGCAGTGCACTAAGGAAGTTAATTTGTTCTCtattcatatatataatatatgtaggGGGACTTGTCGTAACTTTCATGGGGGTCATCAGGTAGCAATATATATAACACTTTCCTATTTCAGTAACTTATTATCATCAACCCCACATATCCAATTGCAACTTTTTTCAGAATCCACACAAACTTGAAGTTAGAAATTGATCTTTCCTTCTTTAATAATCTCAGTGTTATTATAGAAACTTGTTTGTATAGCACTCCTAACTTTTTCAtctaattactattattttttttcctctttttattataaaattcgAATCTTCAGTCGGTTCATCATTTAATTCAATGTTTAGATTAAAATGGCTAACTTCCAATCTCATCATCTTTTATGTGAAAAAAATCTTCAACCatagtttctctttttgattcaTGAAAGTAAGGAATGCTGATATTATAGGTTAATATATGTTGGGTTGGTTCTTGATAAATTAATCAAGTTAGATCAAGCTTTCAGCAGGTGTTAAAAAGTATAAATCCATACTGTATTACAAACAgggataataacaaaaaaaatgttATTTAAACTATAGTAAATCTtagtattcatattttaaaaatgtTAGATTTTAATACATAATTTTTTTGTCCGCTAAAATTGTTTTGTTGTATTGTTAAATAAGAAGTGATGTGGCACGTCTCACTAATTACAGCTTGACACATGACATTACATAATGATGCCATGttttaaatgaaaaataattaattttaatttcacaATTAAAATTGACACATGAGATCATAAAATGATTTAATGTGTCATActtattttaaaagaataaaacaaTGGTGCCATGTGTTAAAACATcaatatttttttgaaataaaaatgaaagagtaaaatttgaatttaaattaattttagaattttgaatttaaattaattttagaatATAAGatgtaaaataaattttgaatataaaatTTAACAATTTGATATTATTGATATCTTactattgaattatttaaaaataataaactataataaaaaattaaaacaaatataaagaatgaattttaaaattatttgttaaaaattataatatttgaaaatacttagaaaattaaaagattaaaagaaaacaTGTAAGAGTAattatttaaaactttcaaaaaatagaaagtaaaaataattaaaagagaaaaagagaaaaagaaacatatttttatttttaaaataattttatatttacattTATTTTTTGGTCATAGAGCATTGTTGTTGGAAGATACtacgttgtttttttttttttttggtgaaaagaaCATGAACATGAAGACATCTTTAAAAGACTGTAAGATAAGCTAAAAGCTTGATCCTGACGGATGAACGTAGCCACCACATCAGGAGGGACTTCAAAAATCTGGAGGGAGGTCTGCCAATAGAGGCTGATCTTCGCTAGCTTGTCAGCAACTAGGTTATACTCTCTAGGAACATACATGATTTCCATTGTTCTTCAGAACGCAGAATTCTTTTGACTCTTCTAAGCAAGGTAATGTCGAAATCCACATTTTCTTCCATATTTAAGGCTCTGACCACTATATTGTCCGTCTGGATATTGACTGTCTTATATCCCTTATTTAAAAGTATGAGGATGCCATCAAGAATACCCCAAAGTTCTGCTTCAAAAGGTGAACATCTGCCTAGATAATGTGTGAACCCCAGGATCCAATGTCCATCCCGATCACGAACCACTCTACCTGCTGAAGCATTCTCGGAGGATCTGGTTACTGCTTCATTCGTAAATAAGGACACCCAATCTTTTGAGCAATGGTGGTGAATCTTTAAATACCTGAATCCATTCTTGGTTCCAAGTAGAAAAGATTCAAAATGTTAGGCCCAACTGAAAGATGATTTGATGGCATCCTGGGTCGTCCAATTAATATTTTGGAAGATGAAAAGATTCCTGTTCTTCCAAATTCTCCAAGCGATTAATCCAAAGAGGCACGACCAAGTAATCCCCTTATCCTGCAACTTAAGTTGACAACAAAGATTAGTTGAAAACCAAATATGAAAAGGGTCAGAAAAGAACCTGACTTGCTTCTCTATAAAGGAACAATAAGCTTCCACATGTCCTTAGCCTTCGAACAATCATGGAGCATGTGCATAATATCTTCATTGACATAATCGCACTGTGGGCACTCACTACTCTGCCCAATGCCTCTTCTGGCCCTTTCGGAATTACTAAAAAGTCTATGTTTAACCACAATCCAAAGGAAAAGATGCACCCTCTGAGGGCCTTGATACTTCCGAATAAACTTCCAAATGTCATCTTTAGGACTCCAAGAATTTTCCTTTAAGGACCAATAAGCACTACGAACAGAAAAGGATCATGACCCAGAACGAGCCCAAATGATTCTATCCTTACCCCCCGCCGGATGTGGAAGAGGAATGCTAACGATACGTCTGATTATATCCTCAGACAACTAAATACGGAGCATATCAATATTCCAAGAGCCATCGTGTAGCACCCAATCCTTCAGAGTACTATCCAAATTAGGTCTATCATGAGCAGAAACATAAGAAAAAAGAGGCCAACATCAGGTATCCAATTATCTTTCCAACCCCGGATTAAAGAGCCATTCCTTACTAACCACATAAGATTCTCACGAAAAAGGGGCCACACCTTAGAGATAGATCTCCATAAATGGGAGCAGTTACTTCTATGAATAAAATCAGGAAGCTGATTTTTCCACCCATATTTTGAGCAAAGAACTTGTACCCATAAAGCATCCTTACGAGAGACAAGGTTAAACACAATCTCCATAAGGAATGAATTATTCTAATCCTGAAGGTGTCTAAACCCCAATCCTCCGTAAAATTTGGGCTGACAAATGGTATCCGATCCAACCAAAGCGGTTTTAGTATGACCAGCTGAACTTTCTCAAATAAACTGTCTTGCAATCTTCTCAATCTCATCACAGACTCCCTTAGGAATCGTCAAAGACTACATGAAATAATTAGGAATAGTAAGAAGAACAAATTGAGCTGCAAAAGAAAGTTTCCTAGCTTCCGAATTTTGGAGTTTGCACCTTACTTTATCCACCACAAAATTCAAAGTGCTCCTACTAACCCGGTCATGCAGAAGAGGTACCCCAAAATATCTTCCAATGTTAGAAACTTTCTGGAACCCAAAAAATTGATTGATCTGATCA
Above is a genomic segment from Gossypium arboreum isolate Shixiya-1 chromosome 8, ASM2569848v2, whole genome shotgun sequence containing:
- the LOC108469036 gene encoding LOW QUALITY PROTEIN: protein SPIRAL1-like 5 (The sequence of the model RefSeq protein was modified relative to this genomic sequence to represent the inferred CDS: inserted 1 base in 1 codon) is translated as MSRGGSYGGGQSSLGYLFGDDEQQSAPTVTPPIQPPYGIDVTAEMPPAPSKSSSKNQKEKNFSNTNNYXRAQGQNSGNFITDRPSTKVKSVPGGDSSLGYLFGEK